The following is a genomic window from Dehalobacter sp..
AAAGCAGAATTCCGTAGTTGATCTTGAAAGTTTTTTAAGACAGGGAGACGTACCTGTTCTTGCCCGTATTGTGAAAGATGCAATTGTAGTTGACCCTCGGACACTGCTTCCGGAGGATTATCAGGTGATTGCAGACCGTTTACGGGAATGGGGTTCTAGGTCTGCAGGTCATGTTGTGTTATAATTGCTTTTGAAAAAAGCAAGTGAGCAACAAAAAGGAGAAAACGAAAGGAGGGAAAGCAATGTCCGGTGACAAAATAAGACTGACGCAGTACTCGAGCAAATCTGGCTGAGGGTGCAAGATTGGTCCTGGTGACCTGGCACAAGTTTTGTGTCACTTTCCAAAGCAGACGTCCAACCCGGATCTTCTGGTCGGCTTTGATACGTCAGATGATGCGAGTGTCTACCGTCTTAATGACAATCAGGCGATTGTCCAGACCGTTGACTTTTTTACTCCGATCGTTGATGATCCATATTCTTTCGGGCAAATTGCCGCAGCCAACGCCCTCAGTGATATCTATGCCATGGGTGCGCGTCCGCTGACTGCGCTGAATCTTGTTTCTTTTCCGATTGATAAGCTTGATAAAAGCATATTAATGGAGATACTAAGAGGGGGAAAAGACAAAGTTGAAGAAGCCGGAGCCTTAATCATCGGCGGGCATTCGATCGATGATCCTGAACCGAAGTATGGTCTGTCCGTAA
Proteins encoded in this region:
- the selD gene encoding selenide, water dikinase SelD encodes the protein MSGDKIRLTQYSSKSGUGCKIGPGDLAQVLCHFPKQTSNPDLLVGFDTSDDASVYRLNDNQAIVQTVDFFTPIVDDPYSFGQIAAANALSDIYAMGARPLTALNLVSFPIDKLDKSILMEILRGGKDKVEEAGALIIGGHSIDDPEPKYGLSVTGIVHPDRVLTNSSARENDLLVLTKPLGLGIITTGIKNGIVPATDEKAAIEVMARLNKEASEIAVLTGVNACTDITGFGLLG